In the Brettanomyces bruxellensis chromosome 3, complete sequence genome, aacgaAATAAGACTAGAAACATAACATGCTGCTGTGGCATTTACAGCAAACATCTTTAAAGATTGTTATGCTGCTTTTATTGCTGCTAGCAGCGTTAATGAAGGAAACAACTGCTGCATTTGTCAGTTCCAAGTCATGTGGCGATCATTCTTTATACAAATTTTCGAGCTTTCTCACAAATGCTTCGTATTTTAAAGATACTGGTATGCTTGATTTCCAACTTCGTGCATTTGCCTTGGCTGATATATTTGATGTCAACACAACCACAAATATGTACACAACCATGCATTTAACTATCACGTATGTTGACGAGGTTTTAGTTAGCAAATACCTTCGTCTATGTGATTTTGTGGATGTCAATCATATGACATCTTACTATGTTCCATCGGGCGTTTTCAGTGGCATCGATCATTTGTTCACTCGTGGTGGAACCGCAACGCAAACTATAACCACGCTCATTGAACTTAACGGAACGAAGACATCGACTTCCATagttgaaaaatcaacagTTGCAAAAGTCACTGATAGCCTAGTCAATAAAACGGCCGATGATACGGATATTCTCCCGGTGGGTATTCAGAAAAGGCTTTATGATCAGAGTTTTGGAACATCACGTGTCAATTCATCAGGAATATATTCTCAACCATGGAATCCCTCGTTTATCACGAAATTTTTGGAACCATCCGAGATACCTACGTCTAGATTTGGAAATGCAAAATATCGTACAACATATcataaaaaagagaatagtCTGGAGGCTGTTCAGGCATTTACTTTTCCCGATTCCATTCGTACCGTTGAGGTGGTAGAATCGACAACGGTAACACCTTACGCCCAAATTCCAACACAGAGTGCGGCATCTGCCTATAACAGCacttcaacttcttgtcCAATATTTAAAGATAACGAGATCACAATATCGATTTCAGAGCATGTTGGACATCGATCTGCAATGGgttcttttgaaattattgttgaaattattgATCCGGATGCAGAGCACGAGACCATCGGTTGTACttcatcatttatttcGATTGTTCAGGAAAAAACGCTTTCAGATGGTCTTACGATCTTTTTTGCAGTTCTTTTGgcattcatttttatcaGCAATATTACaaacatatttttatctccGTATCAGGATTCGGAGGATGTTTATCTTATGCCTGCTGCCATGATTTGCAACGCTCCGTTGTTAAACCAAGTCACGCCATCTTTTGTTGACTTCTTCCGTTATTTGCagtttatattttttatggTTGCGTTGAATCTACACTATCCAGGATTTTTATCTCCATTAGTCGGATCATTTCGCTGGGTGGCTCTTCTTGGTGTGAAGAGTATTTCAAATGATTCAAGTGGCGATGTATATCAGACAATATACTCGGGAGGGTTAAAGTCACTTCTTGATGGATCTGGAACACATCCAATGTCAATTCAATGGGGTTGGCTTATTGGCgacttttttattttggtCGGATCTTACATAATCATCCACAATACACTTTTTGGGGTGATTTATCTTATTAAGAAATTAAAGCGAAAATCTGTCGGGGGGTATAGCAGACGACGCTTCATATATTATAATGTTGGTGTTCTTCTATCCTCATTTTTGACATTAGCCACGATACCATTGCTTTCGATTAGCCTTTACGTTGTTTCTACAGCACAGAGCAGCCCTTATGGAGGACCACGAATGGGGGATCATTTCTATACTTGGTGTGTTGCTACCGCATCAATCATATTGGCTTTATACATTATCGccgttttattttttggattgAGGTATGTTTACTTCAAAAGGAGTAGAAAAATACTTTATACCAAGTTGTCCGTGATGCTTTTATGGAATTGGATATACTCTGGGTTCAATGTTTCAAAGGTTTCATTTGTGCTAATTGACCAGATTGAGACTCTAGCGTTTGCTATTGCCATAGGGTGCTTGCAGGCAAGTGGCGTAGCGCAACTTTGCGTTATTATAATCTCAAAGTCAGCGTATCTCCTTTTACTCATAATATACAAGCCTTATTACTCGCAGACGAGAATGAACAGAGTAAAGATTGCTTGCTCTACAGCATCATTGGTGATCTGTTTCCTTCACATtcctttcattttctctttgaatAGAAGTGAATGTGTTCGCACCAGGTTTGTCTGGGCAATATCAATTATCCATTTGGTTGTTATTATTTGCTTGTTTGTTTTTCCTACTCTACACAACATATATCTTTGCTACAGACTTTATCGCAAATACCGCCTTGGTGATAAAGGAACAGATATTCCGGATTACAGAGAGAGGGGAGATCTGATTGAAATTCCATTCTACTCTGACAATTGCTCCTTATTTACAGCTGAAACATTTGCCGATTTGGCTACAATGCCACCTTTATCTCCTTCTGTTTCTCAACTGCTTCACGTCAATTCTAGTACCCAAGGTATTACTGAGAACAGAGATGATGAGGCTGAAATTGTGCTGGTATCCTCAACTCCATATCATCAAAGGACAACAAAAGATTGGACTGAGAGGGAAGTTGATTTTTACTATAATGCCCAGAGGGTTCTTGATCCAGATCCAGAAGTTCGTCAATTATGGGaggaaagaggaagaaaacTACAAGTTGCTAAGAATGCGATAGCCTCTAAGACCATGGAGAAGGTACAGACTCAAATGTCAAATATACGAATAGAAAATTTAGATGGAACCAACAACTTTTTGAAACGTGTCAGGCAATTTGGTTTTGGAAGCCTAATCTCCGGCCGTTTTAGGGTGAAAAGACAGCAGCCGAAATCATTTGAGGTTATAAGACCACATCAAAGAATTATTAAACATCAAGGAGGAGGTGTCCTAGGTTCGGATAACTCCGTGGAAAGTGCAACTATTATGAACACTTCAGATTGtgacgatgatgaaaaaaatgcaccGGAAAGCGATTTATCAGCAAACAAGCACAATAGCTTAGGGAGTACGGCAGCTGGCTCAATTTCAGACGAATCAATTCTTGTTACACCTATCTCTGCTACTAATAAATATAGATTAAGAGTTGTAAATAcagcttctttttcatcgaCGAACGATACGTCCGATTGTTAAGCTGCgcactttttttatgcATTTCATTCCTATCATGCGCTCTTTTATTTAGGTCTGAAAGCATTTTATCGGgttttttatatattggTTATTTTATCATTCATTTTGGCTTAAAGATTTAAATATAGTCTAGTAGTGTGATTATgcccttcttcttttgtgtGAACGcctttcatcttcttgtaactttcttttcaggACATTCTTAAGTAACTTTTCGTCTTCAATGATTGTGTATTTCGGTTTGCCCGTGGTATCACTCACAGGAGGAAAACTACCATTAAGAATGTCCTTCAAACAAGTCACCTCATCTGACAAAATTATGTTTGCAATATCCTGCTTAGAGAGTTTCAAGGTAAACGATtcaggaaaataaaattccCCTTTACGAATATTCTGTGGATACCGATTAATTGCACCgattataatatttttcaaatcctCCATAAATGAATTTGTAACAATTGATCTTTCCTCCAGTAATTGGTAGCACTTCACAATTGTGCGATTAACAAAAATGTCAAATTCTCTTTTCTCGGAATGCTTTACCAGCCTCCTAAACCATTTCGAATCACTTTTGAAACTACCAAGAAGGGTGGAGAAAATTAGTAGcatcaaaataaattcaGGAAGAAGCTCACCTTTTGCATAAATCTCATATTTATCGATCACAATTCCTCCATCTGAATCTACAAGCGTTTCCTCAAGATAATCCGAATTCTTAATCATGTCAAGTATTCTATCAACAACAGCGGGTgcattttttatatttggAAAAGCCTTTGAAAAAGCTATCTTATAGTGATCTATTATTAGGTCCAATGGTAAATCCACAAACTCAGCGGCGGATGATGGCAGCTCGATATAACCGTATTTTCTCAAAATTTCAGAATTTGGAAGCTCGCCATAGGTATTATAAATTTGTTCTCCTTTCTTTATATTCTTGATCGCTTTCATGGCAAGTTTTTCATGATCGTAATGTAAGGTAGCATTTACTAGCCTAGTATTTGCATTGAGTGTATCTGCTAGAGGCACCATGGATTTCAGATATGTATCATTCCTTATGCATTCGGTCAGATCATACTCTTCAGAATCATTCCCTTCACCCTGTTCATCACTGCCACTTTCTCCCCCCTTGGTCTCACCAAGTCTGTTTTCTACTTCAGCAGCTTCAATTTTATCATCTTGATTAGAAGAATTATTCTCGTATTCTTCCTCTGTGATAACCTCCGCATGGTCCACATCAAACGAATACGACATTAGAAGACTTCCAATGACACGGAATTTCTTGAGAGTCAAAAATTTGATCATTTCTGGAACGTGTAATTTAGTGCAATACTGAGGAACCAGTTTATGATATAGTTGTTCGACAGCATCTTCTCCAATACGATCTAAAACACAAGATGGACTCAAATATTCAAGTTCTTCATCCTTCCAGAACATTAATGTCGTAAATTGATTCTCCTCTTGCGGAAGTATCTTCAAGTAGGGGTACCATTTTGATTTCTCTCCAAGCATTAGTTCATATGCTAAACAAAGGATGAGCGCTTCCCATTGACCCAGACCAATTAAAatgctttcattttctccattATTAAGTTGTGTGAGCGCTGCCGAATCAACATTAATTACTTTATCCCTTGTAAATTCGAACAGTGTTTCTCCCTCTGCAATGTCATTCACTGCAGTAAGTCCTCGTCCTTGACTTCTAGATCGAAGATCTACAACTTTCACCTTAGAAGATATCAGCTGAAAATTTGTGTGCACCCAATCAACAAACTCATTTGTCCTTTTCGCAAACTCTGACATCCTAAAATGGTGACACCGATACTACGATAAATTATATAGATCAATCAATCGTATTACGGAGTAAGTTTCGTTTGAGTTCGAGTAAATTCTAAAAAGATCTCTCAAAAGGGTGAAATTTAAGATCTGGGACTgcaggaaaatttttttgaattcatTTAGATTGGTTTTCAAATAGACTTCaaaccaaaaatataacCATTTACATCAGATTTTGTTACAAAATTTAGACATATGGTCACACAACATATGAATACTAGATGATACAGCATGTGTACTGCGTTTTATGATATTAGAACATCATTTGATCAAGAATGAATACTTTCAGATTTACTCACCCGTGCACCATGCATATCTTTTTCTAGAAGTTTCCTCTCGAAGAGGaagttgaaagaaaaaaaagtctatATAATCTTCATGAAGTTCTCAGCGTTGCCCGATggtgaaaatgaattacTTTTCGAATAGCCTGGCCCCACAAGCACAATACGGCTAGATACTTTTTTAAACAACTGTTAATTAAAATTGATTCATCACAATGACTACGGCTGACGAATTTAAAGCACAAGGAAATAATGCGTTTCGTGCAcaagattttgaaaaagctaTAGACCTATTTAGCAAGGCAATAGATGTTTCTGAAAAGCCTAATCATGTTTTATACTCGAACAGATCTGCTTGCTATACGTCGTTGCATAAATATGATAATGCGTTGAAGGATGCTCAGAAATGTGTTGAGATTAATCCAACTTGGGCTAAAGGCTACAATCGTATTGCTGCTGCATATTACGGCGAGGGTCGGTTTGATGAAGCTCAAAAGCAGTACCAGAAGGCATTGGAAATTGATccttcaaataaaatggCCAAGACAGGAATTGAAGATATTTCAAAGGCTAAGAGTGCCAGTGCAAATCCAGGCATTGGATTAGGTCAAATGTTTAGCGATCCACATCTCATAGAAAAGTTAAAGGCTAATCCAAAAACTGCCGAATATATGAAGGATCCAATACTCGTTGAAAAGGTTCAAAAGTTGCAAAAGGATCCAAGTTCAGTTTCCAAAGATCTCTTCTCAGACCCAAGACTTATGTCAGTTGTTGCCGTGATTTTAGGTATTGATTTGAAGGCTGGTCCCGGAGGACCTTCGGCTGCTCAGACTTCAGCTCCTGTGCAGTCTACATTCAAAGAAACTCCAAAGGATGAGAAGCCAGAaccaaagaaagaggagaaagagcaagaaaaaagttcGGATGTGCCCCCTGAGAAGGAGCAGGCAGATAAActtaaaaaagaaggaaacgATCTGTACAAAGCTCATAAATTTGACGAAGCTATCGGAAAATACAACCAAGCATGGGAAACTTATAAGGATGTTACTTATTTGAACAATCGTGCTGCTGCTGAGTTTGAAAACGAGGATTATGATACAGCAATTAAGACATGTACCGAGGCAGTCGAAGAGGGCCGAGCAGCACATACAGACTATAAGATTATTGCTAAGTCTTTCGCGCGTGTTGGAAATTGCTATGTCAAAAAGGATGATTTACCTAAGGCTATCGAATTTTATGAGAAGTCATTAACGGAGCACCGTACTGCCTCAACATTAACCAAGTTGAGAAATGCACAAAGGACGctgaagaagagaaagacaGAGGCATATATGGATAAGGATAAGGCTGAAGAAGCTCGTGTCAAGGGTAATGCTGAGTTTAAGAAGGGAGACTGGCCATCAGCAGTTAAGGA is a window encoding:
- a CDS encoding uncharacterized protein (SECRETED:SignalP(1-30)); its protein translation is MLLWHLQQTSLKIVMLLLLLLAALMKETTAAFVSSKSCGDHSLYKFSSFLTNASYFKDTGMLDFQLRAFALADIFDVNTTTNMYTTMHLTITYVDEVLVSKYLRLCDFVDVNHMTSYYVPSGVFSGIDHLFTRGGTATQTITTLIELNGTKTSTSIVEKSTVAKVTDSLVNKTADDTDILPVGIQKRLYDQSFGTSRVNSSGIYSQPWNPSFITKFLEPSEIPTSRFGNAKYRTTYHKKENSLEAVQAFTFPDSIRTVEVVESTTVTPYAQIPTQSAASAYNSTSTSCPIFKDNEITISISEHVGHRSAMGSFEIIVEIIDPDAEHETIGCTSSFISIVQEKTLSDGLTIFFAVLLAFIFISNITNIFLSPYQDSEDVYLMPAAMICNAPLLNQVTPSFVDFFRYLQFIFFMVALNLHYPGFLSPLVGSFRWVALLGVKSISNDSSGDVYQTIYSGGLKSLLDGSGTHPMSIQWGWLIGDFFILVGSYIIIHNTLFGVIYLIKKLKRKSVGGYSRRRFIYYNVGVLLSSFLTLATIPLLSISLYVVSTAQSSPYGGPRMGDHFYTWCVATASIILALYIIAVLFFGLRYVYFKRSRKILYTKLSVMLLWNWIYSGFNVSKVSFVLIDQIETLAFAIAIGCLQASGVAQLCVIIISKSAYLLLLIIYKPYYSQTRMNRVKIACSTASLVICFLHIPFIFSLNRSECVRTRFVWAISIIHLVVIICLFVFPTLHNIYLCYRLYRKYRLGDKGTDIPDYRERGDLIEIPFYSDNCSLFTAETFADLATMPPLSPSVSQLLHVNSSTQGITENRDDEAEIVLVSSTPYHQRTTKDWTEREVDFYYNAQRVLDPDPEVRQLWEERGRKLQVAKNAIASKTMEKVQTQMSNIRIENLDGTNNFLKRVRQFGFGSLISGRFRVKRQQPKSFEVIRPHQRIIKHQGGGVLGSDNSVESATIMNTSDCDDDEKNAPESDLSANKHNSLGSTAAGSISDESILVTPISATNKYRLRVVNTASFSSTNDTSDC
- a CDS encoding uncharacterized protein (BUSCO:EOG09261WJ8), translated to MSEFAKRTNEFVDWVHTNFQLISSKVKVVDLRSRSQGRGLTAVNDIAEGETLFEFTRDKVINVDSAALTQLNNGENESILIGLGQWEALILCLAYELMLGEKSKWYPYLKILPQEENQFTTLMFWKDEELEYLSPSCVLDRIGEDAVEQLYHKLVPQYCTKLHVPEMIKFLTLKKFRVIGSLLMSYSFDVDHAEVITEEEYENNSSNQDDKIEAAEVENRLGETKGGESGSDEQGEGNDSEEYDLTECIRNDTYLKSMVPLADTLNANTRLVNATLHYDHEKLAMKAIKNIKKGEQIYNTYGELPNSEILRKYGYIELPSSAAEFVDLPLDLIIDHYKIAFSKAFPNIKNAPAVVDRILDMIKNSDYLEETLVDSDGGIVIDKYEIYAKGELLPEFILMLLIFSTLLGSFKSDSKWFRRLVKHSEKREFDIFVNRTIVKCYQLLEERSIVTNSFMEDLKNIIIGAINRYPQNIRKGEFYFPESFTLKLSKQDIANIILSDEVTCLKDILNGSFPPVSDTTGKPKYTIIEDEKLLKNVLKRKLQEDERRSHKRRRA
- a CDS encoding uncharacterized protein (BUSCO:EOG09261TEQ) — translated: MTTADEFKAQGNNAFRAQDFEKAIDLFSKAIDVSEKPNHVLYSNRSACYTSLHKYDNALKDAQKCVEINPTWAKGYNRIAAAYYGEGRFDEAQKQYQKALEIDPSNKMAKTGIEDISKAKSASANPGIGLGQMFSDPHLIEKLKANPKTAEYMKDPILVEKVQKLQKDPSSVSKDLFSDPRLMSVVAVILGIDLKAGPGGPSAAQTSAPVQSTFKETPKDEKPEPKKEEKEQEKSSDVPPEKEQADKLKKEGNDLYKAHKFDEAIGKYNQAWETYKDVTYLNNRAAAEFENEDYDTAIKTCTEAVEEGRAAHTDYKIIAKSFARVGNCYVKKDDLPKAIEFYEKSLTEHRTASTLTKLRNAQRTLKKRKTEAYMDKDKAEEARVKGNAEFKKGDWPSAVKEYTEMIKRDPSDPRGYSNRAAALSKLMSFPDAIQDCEDAIQRRPDFIRAYIRKANAEMAMKKYKDADDTLEKAKEIMKKNNELNSPQMNEIYQLSQKALTQRFAPMDGETYEETMKRVQKDPEVIEIMSDPVMQTILQQAQSNPAALQEHMKNPEVYRKITILMAAGIIRTR